One region of Macadamia integrifolia cultivar HAES 741 chromosome 11, SCU_Mint_v3, whole genome shotgun sequence genomic DNA includes:
- the LOC122092934 gene encoding protein FAR1-RELATED SEQUENCE 5-like, with the protein MGFSVRRYFVNKSKKDNTTITSRGFVCSKASCRLSDKRDINIVNPRAKTRTNCQARMNIYLVDEGKYKCCDFMREHNHELHSTSTVHMMRSQRNMLDIHRYEIDLANDSGIRPRSTVELMGRHAGGIENRSYKTQDVRNYLRTKRQRALTYGEADSLIKYFVTQTRNNPSFTYSFQLDSEEQITNTFWADPKMIIDYTQFGDVVSL; encoded by the coding sequence ATGGGGTTTAGTGTTAGGAGATACTTTGTGAATAAGAGCAAGAAAGACAACACGACTATAACATCTAGGGGATTTGTCTGTTCAAAAGCTAGTTGTCGGTTGAGTGACAAGCGAGACATCAATATTGTTAACCCCCGAGCTAAGACAAGAACAAATTGCCAGGCACGAATGAACATATATTTGGTTGATGAGGGAAAATACAAGTGCTGTGATTTTATGAGAGAACATAATCATGAGCTTCATTCTACATCAACAGTTCATATGATGCGTTCACAGAGGAATATGTTAGACATACATAggtatgaaattgatttggcaAATGACTCGGGAATCAGGCCTAGATCCACAGTTGAGTTGATGGGTAGGCATGCTGGTGGGATTGAAAACCGGAGCTATAAGACTCAAGATGTTAGGAACTATCTCCGCACTAAAAGACAGCGTGCCTTAACATATGGTGAAGCAGATAGTTTGATAAAGTATTTTGTTACCCAAACTAGGAACAACCCATCTTTCACGTACTCATTTCAGCTGGATAGTGAAGAACAAATAACTAACACATTTTGGGCTGATCCAAAGATGATCATTGACTACACACAATTTGGAGATGTAGTCAGCCTTTGA